One Candidatus Komeilibacteria bacterium CG_4_10_14_0_2_um_filter_37_10 DNA segment encodes these proteins:
- a CDS encoding nitroreductase, whose protein sequence is MSNIYPWKLTPVDHEIMPAIKNRWSSLAFSSNAIETEKVNQLLEAMRWAPSSRNEQPWRVIYATKDDLVNYEKLAACIVEGNSWAKQAPLLLLIGAKKNLNYNQQPNAHAWYDTGAAVNSLLLQATELGLMVHQMGAFDRTKAMENYHLPTDLEVIVLIAIGYSGQKETLPLNWQERQQAPRQRKTISEFASNTEWLS, encoded by the coding sequence ATGTCCAATATTTATCCCTGGAAATTAACACCAGTCGATCACGAAATCATGCCAGCAATCAAGAATCGTTGGAGTTCATTAGCGTTTAGTAGTAATGCCATCGAAACGGAGAAAGTAAACCAATTATTAGAAGCAATGCGTTGGGCACCATCCTCGCGCAATGAACAACCCTGGCGGGTTATTTATGCCACTAAAGATGATTTGGTTAATTATGAAAAATTAGCCGCGTGTATTGTGGAGGGTAATAGCTGGGCTAAGCAAGCGCCGTTATTGTTATTGATTGGTGCCAAGAAGAATTTAAATTATAACCAGCAACCAAACGCTCACGCTTGGTATGATACTGGCGCCGCTGTTAATTCTTTACTGCTACAAGCAACTGAGTTAGGATTAATGGTTCATCAAATGGGTGCTTTTGATAGGACTAAAGCAATGGAAAATTATCATTTACCGACGGATCTTGAGGTAATAGTTCTGATAGCTATTGGTTATTCCGGTCAAAAAGAGACATTGCCCCTTAATTGGCAAGAACGACAGCAAGCACCGCGTCAGCGAAAGACAATTAGCGAATTTGCCAGTAATACTGAGTGGTTGTCCTAA
- a CDS encoding 50S ribosomal protein L28, whose amino-acid sequence MSKVCEKCQRGTVSGQTKSHSNIKTKRVVMINLQSKIVDGVRQKLCTRCIKTLAKKSK is encoded by the coding sequence ATGTCAAAAGTTTGCGAAAAATGTCAGCGCGGTACTGTCTCCGGACAAACCAAAAGTCATTCCAATATCAAAACCAAAAGAGTGGTTATGATTAATCTGCAATCCAAGATTGTTGATGGCGTACGACAAAAACTTTGTACCAGGTGTATCAAGACGCTAGCGAAAAAAAGTAAATAA
- a CDS encoding site-2 protease family protein, whose protein sequence is MSIIIQVLAVLYAIVVHEFGHAWVARKQGDHTAELAGRLTLNPIAHIDWYGTVLVPAFLIITGSPLVFGWAKPVPINPNNFTNQRWGNSIVSLAGPLVNFVSLIFFFVVLKVLLIGQLLADGNSLITFLVYLIIYNLIFLVFNLIPIPPLDGSKVLFDVLPNKLEQVKYFLETQGQWILLGILVLDSFLQLGILSSLIGFFANLVFSAI, encoded by the coding sequence ATGAGTATTATCATTCAGGTTTTAGCGGTTTTGTATGCTATCGTGGTACATGAGTTTGGTCATGCTTGGGTAGCCAGGAAACAAGGTGATCATACGGCCGAATTGGCGGGACGTCTGACGCTCAATCCCATTGCCCACATTGATTGGTATGGCACTGTTTTGGTACCAGCCTTTTTAATCATTACGGGCAGTCCTTTAGTTTTTGGTTGGGCTAAACCAGTACCGATTAACCCCAATAACTTCACTAATCAACGGTGGGGGAATAGCATCGTGTCTTTGGCAGGACCGTTGGTTAATTTTGTTAGTCTAATCTTTTTCTTTGTTGTTTTAAAAGTTTTATTAATCGGACAGCTGTTGGCCGATGGCAATAGTCTGATCACTTTTTTAGTTTATTTAATAATTTATAACTTAATATTTTTAGTTTTTAATCTTATTCCCATACCGCCATTGGATGGCTCAAAAGTACTTTTTGATGTTTTACCCAATAAGTTAGAGCAAGTGAAGTATTTTTTAGAAACTCAAGGGCAGTGGATTTTATTGGGAATTTTGGTACTAGATAGTTTTTTACAACTTGGTATTCTAAGTAGTTTGATTGGTTTTTTTGCTAATCTAGTATTTAGTGCGATTTAA